Proteins encoded in a region of the Candidatus Providencia siddallii genome:
- a CDS encoding universal stress protein, giving the protein MYKTILLPIDITEKTLTNKAITHTINLAKLSNSKIHLIYVLPISLAITNTYTFGYSEIKDFTTKEAKKNIKKIIESINFPHNNISYTISFGIPRDEIINTAKNINADIIIIGSRHPNITTHLLGSTAASIVRYAKTSVLIIR; this is encoded by the coding sequence ATGTACAAAACAATTCTACTTCCTATAGATATTACAGAAAAAACTTTAACAAATAAAGCAATTACTCATACAATTAATCTAGCAAAATTATCAAATTCAAAAATACATTTAATTTATGTATTACCAATTTCTTTAGCTATAACAAATACTTATACATTTGGATATTCTGAAATAAAAGATTTTACAACAAAAGAAGCAAAAAAAAATATCAAAAAAATCATTGAATCTATTAATTTCCCTCATAATAACATTAGCTATACAATTAGCTTTGGAATTCCTCGTGATGAAATTATTAATACAGCTAAAAATATTAATGCAGATATTATTATTATTGGATCACGTCATCCAAATATAACAACTCATTTATTAGGTTCAACTGCCGCAAGTATTGTTCGTTATGCAAAAACATCAGTTTTAATTATTAGATAA
- the fabA gene encoding bifunctional 3-hydroxydecanoyl-ACP dehydratase/trans-2-decenoyl-ACP isomerase has translation MNHKRIYYTKNDLINSGNGKLFGSKGPPLPSGYMLMIDRITNITENSGLFNKGYIEAELDINPNLWFFNCHFINDPVMPGCLGLDAMWQLIGFYLGWLGGEGKGRALGVDEVKFIGQILPTSKKVIYQINLKRIINRKLIMGLADGKVIVDKKTIYTAKNLKVGLFTNTDVF, from the coding sequence ATGAATCATAAACGTATTTATTATACAAAAAACGATTTAATCAATTCTGGAAACGGAAAACTTTTTGGATCTAAAGGTCCACCTTTACCATCAGGATATATGTTAATGATAGATAGAATCACAAATATAACCGAAAACAGTGGATTATTTAATAAAGGTTATATTGAAGCAGAATTAGATATTAATCCAAATTTATGGTTTTTTAATTGTCATTTTATAAATGATCCTGTAATGCCTGGTTGTTTAGGACTTGATGCTATGTGGCAATTAATAGGATTTTATCTTGGCTGGCTTGGCGGTGAAGGTAAAGGTCGAGCTCTTGGTGTTGACGAAGTAAAATTTATAGGTCAAATCCTACCAACATCAAAAAAAGTTATTTATCAAATTAATTTAAAACGAATAATTAATAGAAAACTAATTATGGGTTTAGCTGATGGGAAAGTTATAGTAGATAAAAAAACTATTTATACTGCAAAAAATTTAAAAGTTGGGCTATTTACAAATACCGATGTTTTTTAA
- a CDS encoding TusE/DsrC/DsvC family sulfur relay protein: MIILNNKKIKTNSQGYLINYNQWSEELIFLLAKKENIKLTKEHIDIIKFIRSFYIQFKISPSIRLLVEEAKKKFGKKKGTSIYLYYLFPNGPAKQATKLAGIPYQVKCI; the protein is encoded by the coding sequence ATGATAATTTTAAATAATAAAAAAATAAAAACAAATTCACAAGGATATTTAATTAATTATAATCAATGGTCTGAAGAATTAATTTTTCTATTAGCTAAAAAAGAAAATATTAAATTAACAAAAGAACATATAGATATAATTAAATTTATTAGATCTTTTTATATACAGTTTAAAATATCTCCAAGCATTCGTTTACTTGTGGAAGAAGCAAAAAAAAAATTTGGAAAAAAAAAAGGAACCAGTATATATTTATATTATCTTTTTCCTAATGGACCAGCAAAACAAGCAACAAAATTAGCTGGTATTCCTTATCAAGTCAAATGTATTTAA